The following proteins are encoded in a genomic region of Magallana gigas chromosome 1, xbMagGiga1.1, whole genome shotgun sequence:
- the LOC117692821 gene encoding uncharacterized protein, whose translation MSRLVFSSLSTLVPVGSGICRKCIDLVHNLPDNHEDPLNQTDIKNDNDNEKNISAEITQRCAAYSLRPINIENGGDCIEHSDQLSSQESQHLSQTSNWSEENSLGLETLNSIVHTISNGKLSPLKYQLQKPLQDITSQSRNYIQKKASQMVHSILELVAPGQSEDLLKLMVEPVTNTNHQETENLLEILTKIYNDSTYKAVKDQTLSIMGWTYNKRGPQEQNPRTYKLSY comes from the exons ATGAGCAGACTTGTTTTCTCAAGCTTATCTACTTTGGTACCAGTTGGCtcag gCATATGTCGTAAGTGTATTGACCTTGTACACAACCTACCTGATAATCATGAGGATCCTCTAAATCAAACAGACATAAAG AATGATAATGATAATGAGAAGAATATATCAGCTGAAATCACACAg AGATGTGCTGCGTACAGTCTTCGTCCAATTAACATTGAGAATGGTGGGGATTGCATTGAACATTCAGACCAG CTTTCATCACAGGAGAGCCAACATCTGTCTCAAACTTCAAACTGGAGTGAGGAAAATTCTCTAGGATTAGAGACATTGAACAGTATTGTCCATACCATTTCCAATGGAAAACTCAGTCCATTGAAATACCAACTGCAAAAACCTCTTCAGGACATTACGTCACAAAGTAGAAATTACATACAGAAGAAAGCATCACAAATGGTACATAGTATCCTGGAATTGGTTGCTCCTGGACAATCAGAAGATCTACTGAAACTCATGGTGGAGCCTGTAACAAACACCAACCACCAAGAAACAGAAAACCTTTTGGAAATACTGACTAAAATCTACAACGATTCCACATACAAGGCTGTGAAAGATCAGACTCTATCTATTATGGGGTGGACTTACAACAAAAGAGGACCTCAAGAACAGAATCCCAGGACTTACAAACTATCATATTGA